GAGCAGGCAGAAGCCCATCGTTGCTCTGAAGGCCGGCGCCACCGCTTTGGGAGAAAGGGCAGCCTTCTCACATACGGGAGCCCTCGCAGGAGACGACAGAATTTACAGTGCCGCCTTTGCAAAAGCGGGGATTGTCAGGGTTTCCAATCTGGAAGAACTTCTGGATTGCGCGAGAAGCTTGAGCAAAATGCCGACCCCAAAAGGAGAGAACATATTAATTGTTACCGGTGCAGGAGGGCTTGGCGTCCTTCTGGCAGACGCCTGCAGCAGGCATCAATTACAGCTCATGACACTGGAAAAAGACCTGGACGAGGCTTTCAAGAAATTCATTCCTCCCTTCGGCGCCACGGGAAATCCCGTGGATATTACGGGCGGCGAGCCGCCGGAAACGTATGAAGCCACAATCCGGCTGGCCCTTGAAGACGATCGCGTGGATGCCCTGATCCTTGGCTACTGGCATACCCTGATCACACCGCCAATGGTCTTTGCCGAAACACTTATCAGGGCGAAGCAGGCAGTTGAAACTGTGAAAGCGCCAAAACCTATTGTTGCGGCACTCTCGGGTGATGTCGAGGTGGAGCGCGCTGCCACACTTTTGGAGGCACACGGCGTTCCCGCTTTTCCCTACTCGTCTGAGAAGGCTGTGATAGTGCTCTCCGCTCTTTACCGGTGGGCCCGGATGGCAGGTAAGATCAAGCCTCGCCCGTAGGTTATTATTTCACAAGTTGGATCTCATTTCGATGTTCAACTGTATTGCCGTCTGTCCGATTGATAGGGGGAAGTGACAAAAAGAAGAGCGCTGCTCTAAATGAACAGCGCTCTTATCGAACTAATTAAAAGGTTCTCTCTATAATCTTAGTGTGAACCTTCTTCTTCTCCGGAAACCACCAGGGTTCCCTTTTCCTCCATATCCTTCAACCACTTGGGATGCTGCTTCTTCAGCCACGCCCTCGTCACCCAGCCGGTAAACATCGCCGGCGCTGAACCGGGTGAACCGATTGTCCCCAGATAGAGATGAACAAAGAAGAACGGAAAGATCACCACGAACCCCAAGGCATGGAGAACAAACAGCCACCGCACCAGCCCAGACGGAAATCTCAACGGGAACCACATCACAATACCCGTCACCACCATGATCGCACCGAAGATGGTTATCGCCAGAAAAAACATCTTCTGACCGGGATTGTATTTCCCTACCTCGGGAACCTTATCCACATGCCAGAGATAACCTCCGGCAGCCTTCATCCACTCCATATCTTCCGGCATGGTAAACACCCCCGCTTCATGCCACCACATCTTGATGGCCAGAAACAGAGCGATCAGGAAGAAAAGACCCGTGAAGTTGTGGACGTATTTCGTAACGACGAGCCCGCCCATCATGTTTGCGATAAAGTTAAATGAGTGAAACATCATGCCTAAGCCCGTAAAGCACAGGACGAGACAGGAAATCGCCAGCATCCAGTGAACTAACCTCTCATACCAATCTGTCGCCTGAATTAATCCTTTCTTCATGACTATTCACCTCCTTCCTTCTTCGTTGTAGTATCTTCATCAGGGGTTTTCGGCCCATGAAGGATGTAGTGCAGGAAAGAGCCCGCCAGAACGCCGCCTGCTGCAAGCAGACTGAGTGGCTTCAGCAAGTCTTTCCAGAGAACGATGGAGAACGGCACCGTCGGATATTTGGGCAGTTCGTCGTACACTTCCGGTTTCTCGTTTAGGACGTAGAGTACGTGGGTACCACCCACAAATTTATCACCGTATACGTTGGCGTCCCCGCCGAGTTCCTTCGCCCGTGCATAGGCCTTTTTGATCATGGTGTCCTTGCCGCCGATGGTGAGGGCCCCTG
This genomic window from Deltaproteobacteria bacterium contains:
- a CDS encoding formate dehydrogenase subunit gamma, translated to MKKGLIQATDWYERLVHWMLAISCLVLCFTGLGMMFHSFNFIANMMGGLVVTKYVHNFTGLFFLIALFLAIKMWWHEAGVFTMPEDMEWMKAAGGYLWHVDKVPEVGKYNPGQKMFFLAITIFGAIMVVTGIVMWFPLRFPSGLVRWLFVLHALGFVVIFPFFFVHLYLGTIGSPGSAPAMFTGWVTRAWLKKQHPKWLKDMEEKGTLVVSGEEEGSH